GCCCTTGCTGAAGTGGTTGTAGCGGCCGACCCCGTCCGGGGTGCCCATCTCGTCCGTCGTCGGGTAGCCCAGCGGTCCCTGCTCCCAGCCCGTGCGCTGCCAGGTCCGGCGGATCTCGCCGTAGATCGCCTGCGCGCCGGTGGACGGGGTCCAGTACACCGAGCCGTTCTTGCTGAAGTGGTTGAACCGCCCGACACCGTCCGGTGTCCCGCTCTCGCTGGTGATCGGGTAGCCGAGCGGGCCGGCCTCCCAGCCCGTGCGCGCCCACGCGCCGCGGATGTCGCCCCAGATCGCCACCGCCCCGATCTGCGGTGTCCAGTACACGGAGGCGAAGCCGCTGTACGGGGTGCCCGCGAAGTGGTTGAACCGGCCGACCCCGTCCGGCGTCGGCAGTTCGTCGGTAGTCGGCGCGCCGAGCCGCGAGTGCCCGCCGTTGGCGACGTAGGTGCCCAGGATCGCGCCGTGCACGGCCTTCACCCCGGCCGCGGGCGTCCAGTAGAGCCGCCCGCGTTCGTACTCGCGGTACCGCAGACCGCCCTCGGCCACCTCCGGTGCGAGCGGCGCGCCGAACTGGGTGCGCAGCGCCTCGTCGCCGTCGTAGCGCTGGTCGAGCGGCGTCACGTAGTTCGCGGTCACGGTGACGTCCGAGCCGCCCATGATCACATTGCGGGTGCGCGAGGCCGAACCGTCGGTCCACTTCGCGAACGTCGCCACACCGTCGGAAGCCTCGGCCGCCGCCTCGATGCCGACCTCGGAGCCCACGGTCATCAGCGCCGTGGTGGTCGAGCCGTTGGAACCGATGCGCACCCCGGCGGGGATGTTGCTGTTCACCGTGAGCCGCTGCTGCCACGGCATCGCGGAGTAGGACTCCGTGGTGGTCACGCCGTAGCGGTCGGTCGCCTTCACGGTGATGTCCACGCGCGACTCAGGGTGGTCGGTGAACGGCATGCCGAAGGTCGGGCCGGTCCCGCCCACGTCCGGGTGCGAGTGGCACGCGGCGTTGGTCGGGCAGTGCACCAGATCGCTGCTCCAGGTCACCGTGAGCGCGCCGTCCTCGACGTCGTTCGCGGTGGCGTTCAGTTGGACCTGCTCGTTGACCGCGAAGACCTTGTTCGCGGGTGGTTTGGTCAGGGTGATCGTCGGCGCGTTGTTCGACGGCGCCACGGTCAGCTGCGCGGTGCCGGACTTGCCAAGCGCGTCCGTCACGGTGAGCTTCGCGGTCAGGACGTTCTGGCTGGTCTCGTACTTGTGCGTCGCGGTGATGCCCTCGCCGGTGGTGCCGTCGCCGAAGTCCCACTTGTAGGTCAGCGCGTCGCCGTCGAAGTCGTAGGACTTGCTCGCGTCGAAGGTGACCGTGCGGGTGGAGGGGGCGGTCGTCGAGGTGGCCTTCGCGATCGGCGCGTGGTTGGCCGAGGAGTAGCTGAGCCTGCGCAGCTGGCCGGAGTAGATGTCGGCCATGACGATGTCGCCGTTGCTGGCCGCGCCGAACTTCACCGGCCCGCCGATCTGCGTGCCGAAGGGCGGCTTCTGCGAGCCGGGCACCAGCGTGCCGTCCGCGTTGTAGCGCAGCGTCCAGATCTTCTTCTGCGCGTAGTCGCCGTAGAAGTAGGCGCCGCGGTACTCCTCGGGGTAGGCGGTGCCGGAGTACACGATGCCTCCGGTGATCGCGTTGCCCTCGTTGCGCAGGTAGGTCAGCAGCGGCGGGGTGTTGACCATCGTGGTGCACACCGGGATCAGGCTGTAGGCGGGTGTGGGGATGTCGCCCTCCCAGCACGGCCACTTGTAGTTCTGGCCGGGCTGGACGAGGTTGACCTCCTCGCGCCGCTCCCACCCGACGTCGGCGAGCACCGGGGCGCCCGAGGACGGGTCGAGGGAGAACCGGAACGGGCTGCGGAACCCGCTCGCGTAGACCTTGCTCCGCCAGGAACGCGGGTTGTCGGCCTGGTAGAAGGGGTTGCCCGGCGCTCCGCTGCCGTCCGGGGTGAGTCGGAAGAGCTTGCCGTAGGGCTCGTCGATCTCCAGTGACCTCAACGCGAACTTGTCCACGTTGTCCGGGGTCGCGCCCTCGGAGTAGCGCACGCCCGCGCTGTCGCCGACCGAGACCCAGATCGAGTCGTCCGGGCCGACCGCGAGACCGGTGATGCCGTGGATGTCGGTGTTGCCCGGGATCTGCAGCAGCGGCACCTCGTCGGTGAGCCCGGACGGCACGCCCTGCGCGTAGCCGAGCGTCCACCGGCTCATCCGCAGTTCCTTGCCGACGCCGACGTTCACCGCGCGCGTCAGGTAGAGCTGCCGCGTGGTGGCGAAGTCGTTGGCCAGCGCGAGCCCGGTCAGGCCGAGGTCGCCGTTGGAGCGGGTCGGCAGGGTGGCGATGGTGCGCGGCTCCCCGGTGGCCGGGACCCACGCCACGGTGCCCTTCTTCCCGGTGGTCAGCACGCTGCCATCGGGGAGGTGGGCGAAGTCGGTCAGCTCGAAGGGCTCCTGGCCGCTGCGCTGGTCGGTGAAGACGAACCCGGCGGGCAGGATCGGGACCTCGTCGGCGGCGGCCACGCGGGGCACGACCACTGTGGCGGCGACGACCGCCGCGGTGGCGGCGGCGGAGAACAGGCGAAGGCGCACGATCCCTCATTCGTAGGACAAGCCAGTCGCGTTACCGACCGCAACCAAGTTGACACTCAGTAACAAAGCCCAGCTCAAGTGGCCCGGGCGGCAACTAACAGGGGGATCGCTGGACAGCGGGGGGAATTGACGGAGCGAAGGCGGGGGAGCCGGTCACAATAACGATGATATTGCTCAGGTCCATACCTTCTGAGCAGCGAAAAGGCGCACCCGGTCGAACAGGGTGCGCCTTTTGCGATCATCGGGTGCCGCCGAACGGCTCAGGTGCGGAAGTCCCGCACCTCGCCGGTCGCGAGGTCCGGCCAGCGCGCCGGGTTCACGTAGAGCCGCGGCGCGGACGCGAAGGCCGGCGGCACCGCGAGCGCGATCCGGCCGACCGAGGGCAGGGAGCCCAGCCTGCGGGACTCACCCGTCGCGGAGAAGGAGATGATCTCGCCGCGCCGGCCAACGCCGCGGCCAGTCCTTTGCGTTCGCGCACACGGGTGCCATCGCAGGACGGTCGGGGTTCATTGACGAGAAGGCGCACCCACTTCGCGTGAGTGCGCCTCTTCTCGAAGTGAGAGGCTCAGATGGGCAGCTTGCGGAAGATCGCCCGGGGGATGTGCCGCAGCACCGACATCACGAACCGCCACGCGCCCGGCGCCCACACCAGGTCCTGGCGCCGCCGCACCGCGGTCACCGCGATCTCGGCGACCTGCTCCGGCTGGGCGGCCAGCGGAGCGGCCTTCATGCCCTTGGTCATCTTGGTGTGCACGAAACCGGGGCGGACCACGGTCACCTGCACGCCGTGCGGCTTCAGCGCCTCGCCGAGGCCCAGGTAGAAGCCGTCGATGCCGGCCTTGGTGGAGCCGTAGACGAAGTTCGACCTGCGCACGCGCTCACCGGCCACCGAGGACAGCGCGACGACGGCGCCGTGCCCCTGCTGGCGCAGGCGGTTGGCCAGCGCGACGCCGACGGTCACCGGCGCGACGAAGTTGACCTCGGCCATCTCGCGCGCGTGCTCGACGTCCTGCCACGCGCGCTCGGCCTCACCGAGCACGCCGAAGGCCACCACGGTCACGTCGATGTCGCCGTCGGAGAACGCCTTGCCGACGACCTCCTCGTGGGTCTCCGGCCTGCGGGCGTCGAAGGCCAGCGTGCTGACGGTGCACCCCTTGGCGCGCAGGCGCTCCGCGGCCTCGTCCAGCCGCTCGGACGGACGCGCGGCGAGCACCACGCGCAGCGGACGCTGATCGGCGAAGCGGTCCACGATCGCCAGGCCGATCTCGGAGGTGCCCCCGAGCAGCAACAGGGACTGGGGATTGCCAACGGCGTCGATCACAGCATCAGCCTTCTGGAGAGGTCGGAGTTGAACACACCACGCGGGTCGACCGCGTCCCGGACCTTCTGCCACTCGGCGAGGCGCGGGTACATCGAGCGGAACGCGTCCGCGGTCAGCCTGGAGTCCTTGGCCAGGTACAGCCGGCCACCCGCCTCCAGCACCAGCTGGTCCAGCTTGTCCAGCAGCGGGCCCAGGTCGTCGGTGATCGGGATGTCCACGGCGAGCGTCCAGCCCGGCATCGGGAAGGACAGCGGACCGGCGTTGGCGGTGCCGAAGCGCTTGAGCACGTTGAGGAAGGACACCGCGCCACCCGAGGAGATGATCTCCATCGACTTGCGGACCGTGTCCTCGGCGCCGTAGGGCACCGCGTACTGGTACTGCAGGAACCCGCGCGGGCCGTAGACCCGGTTCCACTCGCCGACGATGTCCAGCGGGTGGAAGAACTGGGTGATGTTCTGCACCTCGCCGCGCCGCTCCTTGGGCGCCTTGCGATACCAGAGCTCGTTGAAGGCGCTCACGGTCAGCTTGTTCAGCAGGCCGCTCGGGAACACCGGCGGCACCGTGGCCAGCTGCGGCGCGTTGAACTTCAGCGGGTCGTTGCGCAGTTTCGCCGGCAGGTCGTCGAGCTTGGCCGACCAACCGCGGGTGAGCACCGCGCGGCCCATCTTCGCGCCGGTGGACGCGGCGTCGAACCAGGCCACCGAGTAGGTGTACTGGTCGTCGTTGTCCATCAGCCTGGCCATCAGGTCGTCCAGGTCCTTGGTGCGCTCGGTGTCGACGAGGAAGTACGCCGACTCCACCGACTTCAGCTGCACCGTGGCCCGCAGCACCACACCGGTCAGACCCATGCCGCCCGCGGTCGCCCAGAACAGCTCCGAACCGGGGCCGTCCGGGGTCACCGTCCGGATCTCGCCGTCCGCGGTCAGCAGCTCGATCGCCAGCACGTGGTTGCAGAAGCTGCCTTCCACGTGGTGGTTCTTGCCGTGGATGTCCGCGGCGATGGCACCGCCGACGGTGACCTGGCGGGTGCCCGGCAGCACCGGGATCCACAGGCCGTGCGGCAGCATCTGCCGCATCAGCTTGTCCAGGCTGACCCCGGCGTCCACGGTGACGATGCCCGTCTCGGTGTCCACGTGGTGGATCTGGTCGAACGTGGTCATGTCCAGGACCAGGCCACCGGCGTTCTGCGAGGCGTCGCCGTAGCTGCGACCGAGACCGCGGGGGATCACACCCCGGCCGTCGGCCGCGCGCACCGCGTCGGCCAGCTCGGCACGATCGGCGCGCTCCAGGACTCTCGCGGTGGTCGGGGCCGTGCGGCCCCATCCGGTCAGTCTGCCGAGCTTCTCAGGCATAGGTGCAAATCTCCGTGGATGCGCTACTCGTTGAGCCAGCCGTCGCGGGCGCCCACGTAGTCGAACTGGGCCAGCCTCGGCCAGGAGACCAGGCCCCATTCGACGCGTTCTGTGCGCGAAACCGTGTAGCGGCCCGGTGGATGACGGTACACGACCCGCTCCAAGTGCCCCCACGGCGCACGCGGCGTCGCGGTCGGGACCACGTTCACCGGCACCCGCTCGATCGTGGCGACGCGGCTGATGAAGGCCTGCGTCCCGCCGACCCGCTCGTTCAGCGTCACCGACCTGGAGCCGCCGAGCTGGTCGGAGGCGACCAGCCGGTACTCCGCGGGCGTGGTCATCCCGTCCTTCACCGGCAGCACCGGAACGCACGGGTAGGCGAGCCCGATCGGCCAGTCCACGAACGTCGGCTGGTCGCGGAGCAGCTCGCGCACGCGGATCGTGCCCCCGGCGCGCAGCGCGGGCCGGTCGGGTCCGCGCAGCACCGGGGACAGCTTGTCCAGCGGCACGAACAGGTCATCGGCCAGCCCGCAGGAGCCGCCGATGACGCTCTTCACGTTGCCCTTCGCCGGCGACCACTGCGGGCGCTGGTTGATCGGCGCGATCACGAAGACCGCCAGCATCAGCACCACCAGCGAGGTCTGCACGACGGTGAACAACCGCGCGGTGCCCAGCGCCGCCCACCGGCGTCCGCCGCCGCCCATCGCCCGCCGCGCGAGCCACCAGCACAGGCCGATGACCGCCAGCCACAGCACCATGTTGCCGAACTTCAGCGGACCGACGTGCGGGATCTGCCCTTCGAGGATCTGCTTGGCGCTCAAGGCGTTCGGGTCCTTGGCCACCGCGGCCGGGTCGACCACCCTGGTGTGGTCGCCGAAGGGCTGGCCCCAGTCCGAGAAGGCGTGCCAGGAGTTCGTCCCGCTGAAGATCACCACGGTGGCGAAGGCCGCGACCCCGCCCGCGAGCAGGCCTGGCGCTGTGCGCCGCACCCGGGCCGGGATCGGGCTGGCGAAGGCGGTCAGCGCCAGCACCAGGATCGCGGGCACCGCCATGCCGCCGAAGTGGTGCACCCACTTGGTCGGGGAGATGGCCAGGGCGGCGAGGCCGATCCCGGACATGGCCGCACTGCCCACGATCAGCCGGTCCAGCGGCCCGTTGCGGTCCCGCCGCGTTGCCAGCCGGATCACCACGAACACCAGCGCCACCACGGTCAGCAGCACCGCGCCGCGCTTGGCCCAGTTGCCCAGGGTTCCCGGGTGCAGCAACGCGTTGTAGCGCTCGATCTCCTGGTACCACGGCGTGACGAACCAGTACCAGGAGTGGATGCGGGTGGTCTCCACCAGGTCGCTGAGCTTCATGTCCCAGAACACCGCGGGGAACGCGGCGGTTCCGGACACCAGCAGCATGCCGAGGTAGGCCAGGCGCTCCTTGCCCACCCAGCTCCTGGTGTAGCGCACCAGGTACGGCGCGTGCAGCAGCAGCGGTCCCCACGCGACGATGCCGGTCGCGGTGGTCAGCGTGGTCAGCGAGGCGACCGCGACCACGACCGCGTACAACCCGGGCCACTCGCGGCGCCTGGCGAACTCCGCCAGCGCGAGGTTCACCGCGACACCGAGGCACACAACGGGTTCCGGCCGCAGCGTGAGCTCGAACGGCATCCACCACACGAGGAACGCCAGCGCCAGCAGGTACGGCAGCGTCCGGTACGGGCCGCGCACCGCGCGCCTGCCGCCGAGCGTCGCGTGCAGGTACCGCCGCAGCACGAACCACACCGCGATCCCGATCACCGTCGGGAACATCCGCATCCACAGGGTGGACTTGCTGATCAGCCCCCACGCGCCGAGCAGGTACTGGCTGAACATGAACGGTGCTTCGGGCGCGTTGAACGAGTGGTAGTAGTTGCCGACGTACCCGGCGTTCGGCAGGTTCAGCGCGTGCCGCAGGTACCACCCGTCATCATCGTTGAACGGCCCGATGACGGCCCAGAGCACCAGGATCGCGGGCACGGCGATGTCGGCGAGACCGAGCTTGAACCGCGGCTCGTCCGGGTCCCGCCGCGCGCGCTCGGAGTAGCGGTAGCGGCTCACGCACAGCCACAGGCACCCCAGCAGGCACAGCGCGTGCAACGCGAGCAGGACGAGCTTCAGCGTCGCGGGCGCGGACTGGAAGCGCGCGTCGGTGTTCAGCTTCGCGGAGAGCCCGTTCGCCTCGGGGAAGTTCTCCGCGGCCGTCTCCAGCATGGCGACCTGGGGCGGCAGCAGCCCGGGGCGGTCGGCGACCACCACGCCGTCCCGCTGCACGGACACGCCCTGGGACGTCGCGACCACGCGGTAGGCCTTCGTACCCGCCGGGCGGCGCTCGGTCAGCAGCACCTGTTCCGAGACGGAGATCCGCACCTCGCCCGCGCGGGTCTGCACCCGCAGACCACGGCTGACGGGCTGGTTCTCGTCCTCCGGCAACGTGGTCAGCACGTCGGCCCACTTGCCGCCCGCGGTGAACCGGCTGCGGTCCAGCGCGTCCATGGTTCTGCCGGGCAGTTCCGCCGACATCTCCAACGGCCGGTACGGCACCAGCGGCACCACGGTCGAGCGCGGCTGTGCGCCCGCTTCCGGCCAGCTCAGGATCGGCTGCTGCACGCGGACGGGGGCGAGGGGCAGGAGGACCGCCAGCACCGCGGTGATCACAGCTGCGCCGACCAATACCCACGCGGTGACGGCGTGTTGGCCCGTAAGGCGTCGTGGCATGCGAAAACGCCCATTCGTTCAGGCGGTCAGGTCACGCGGTAGCGTACTTCCGGGGCGTCCGCCGCTCGGGCGCACCCTGCCAGGGCAGTCGGTGATCGAGTAAGGCGGACCGTTGTGACCACCTCCGAAGCGGCCTCCGAGACGCAGGCGCAGCCGCCCAAGCTCGGCCTCGCCGCCCAGCTCACCCGGTTCGTGCTGGTCGGTGGCTTCTCCGCGCTGGTGGACTACGGCAGCTACCAGCTGATCCTGGCGCTGGGCGTGTGGGTGCACCTGGCCAAGGCGCTCGGTTTCGTGTTCGGCACCACGACCGCGTACTTCCTGAACAAGCGCTTCACGTTCCAGGCGGCGCCGAGCGGTGCGGGCCGCCTCGGCGGGTTCATCCTGCTCTACGGGGTGACCTTCTTCGTCAACGTCGGCGTGAACGCCCTGTTCCTCGCCCTGCTCCCGGCATCGGCCTTGAAGATCACCATCGCCTGGGTGATCGCCCAGGCCACCGCGACCGCCATCAACTTCGTGATGCTCCGCCTGGTCGTCTTCAAGCCCCGGTAGCCGCCGGCTCAGCGCAGGCCGAGGGTGTCGTAGCGGTCGTCGTCCACGTCGGCGGGGAGGCGGCTCGGGTCGATCGCCTGCTTGACGTAGCCCGCGGGCACGCCCGCGTACTCCAGCCGCGCGATGGTCGGCGGACCCTGCAGGCCGTGCTCGACGCGGTGGGTCATGGTCACGGTGTAGCGGCCGGGCTCGTGGCGGTACTTCACCCGCTCCAGGCCGCCCCACGGGGATTCCACTCCATTGGGCGCATCGGCGGGCACCTTGACCATCTCCGCCACCCGTCCGAGGAATCCGTGGGTGCCGCCGATGCCCTCGTAG
The window above is part of the Allokutzneria albata genome. Proteins encoded here:
- a CDS encoding decaprenylphospho-beta-D-erythro-pentofuranosid-2-ulose 2-reductase — translated: MIDAVGNPQSLLLLGGTSEIGLAIVDRFADQRPLRVVLAARPSERLDEAAERLRAKGCTVSTLAFDARRPETHEEVVGKAFSDGDIDVTVVAFGVLGEAERAWQDVEHAREMAEVNFVAPVTVGVALANRLRQQGHGAVVALSSVAGERVRRSNFVYGSTKAGIDGFYLGLGEALKPHGVQVTVVRPGFVHTKMTKGMKAAPLAAQPEQVAEIAVTAVRRRQDLVWAPGAWRFVMSVLRHIPRAIFRKLPI
- a CDS encoding FAD-binding oxidoreductase — translated: MPEKLGRLTGWGRTAPTTARVLERADRAELADAVRAADGRGVIPRGLGRSYGDASQNAGGLVLDMTTFDQIHHVDTETGIVTVDAGVSLDKLMRQMLPHGLWIPVLPGTRQVTVGGAIAADIHGKNHHVEGSFCNHVLAIELLTADGEIRTVTPDGPGSELFWATAGGMGLTGVVLRATVQLKSVESAYFLVDTERTKDLDDLMARLMDNDDQYTYSVAWFDAASTGAKMGRAVLTRGWSAKLDDLPAKLRNDPLKFNAPQLATVPPVFPSGLLNKLTVSAFNELWYRKAPKERRGEVQNITQFFHPLDIVGEWNRVYGPRGFLQYQYAVPYGAEDTVRKSMEIISSGGAVSFLNVLKRFGTANAGPLSFPMPGWTLAVDIPITDDLGPLLDKLDQLVLEAGGRLYLAKDSRLTADAFRSMYPRLAEWQKVRDAVDPRGVFNSDLSRRLML
- a CDS encoding PQQ-dependent sugar dehydrogenase, whose translation is MRLRLFSAAATAAVVAATVVVPRVAAADEVPILPAGFVFTDQRSGQEPFELTDFAHLPDGSVLTTGKKGTVAWVPATGEPRTIATLPTRSNGDLGLTGLALANDFATTRQLYLTRAVNVGVGKELRMSRWTLGYAQGVPSGLTDEVPLLQIPGNTDIHGITGLAVGPDDSIWVSVGDSAGVRYSEGATPDNVDKFALRSLEIDEPYGKLFRLTPDGSGAPGNPFYQADNPRSWRSKVYASGFRSPFRFSLDPSSGAPVLADVGWERREEVNLVQPGQNYKWPCWEGDIPTPAYSLIPVCTTMVNTPPLLTYLRNEGNAITGGIVYSGTAYPEEYRGAYFYGDYAQKKIWTLRYNADGTLVPGSQKPPFGTQIGGPVKFGAASNGDIVMADIYSGQLRRLSYSSANHAPIAKATSTTAPSTRTVTFDASKSYDFDGDALTYKWDFGDGTTGEGITATHKYETSQNVLTAKLTVTDALGKSGTAQLTVAPSNNAPTITLTKPPANKVFAVNEQVQLNATANDVEDGALTVTWSSDLVHCPTNAACHSHPDVGGTGPTFGMPFTDHPESRVDITVKATDRYGVTTTESYSAMPWQQRLTVNSNIPAGVRIGSNGSTTTALMTVGSEVGIEAAAEASDGVATFAKWTDGSASRTRNVIMGGSDVTVTANYVTPLDQRYDGDEALRTQFGAPLAPEVAEGGLRYREYERGRLYWTPAAGVKAVHGAILGTYVANGGHSRLGAPTTDELPTPDGVGRFNHFAGTPYSGFASVYWTPQIGAVAIWGDIRGAWARTGWEAGPLGYPITSESGTPDGVGRFNHFSKNGSVYWTPSTGAQAIYGEIRRTWQRTGWEQGPLGYPTTDEMGTPDGVGRYNHFSKGGSVYWTSSTGAHDIYGAIKARWAQLGWERSYLGYPTTGEHDVTGGRRNLFQNGKIVWERATGKVTDSR
- a CDS encoding GtrA family protein → MTTSEAASETQAQPPKLGLAAQLTRFVLVGGFSALVDYGSYQLILALGVWVHLAKALGFVFGTTTAYFLNKRFTFQAAPSGAGRLGGFILLYGVTFFVNVGVNALFLALLPASALKITIAWVIAQATATAINFVMLRLVVFKPR
- a CDS encoding arabinosyltransferase domain-containing protein encodes the protein MVGAAVITAVLAVLLPLAPVRVQQPILSWPEAGAQPRSTVVPLVPYRPLEMSAELPGRTMDALDRSRFTAGGKWADVLTTLPEDENQPVSRGLRVQTRAGEVRISVSEQVLLTERRPAGTKAYRVVATSQGVSVQRDGVVVADRPGLLPPQVAMLETAAENFPEANGLSAKLNTDARFQSAPATLKLVLLALHALCLLGCLWLCVSRYRYSERARRDPDEPRFKLGLADIAVPAILVLWAVIGPFNDDDGWYLRHALNLPNAGYVGNYYHSFNAPEAPFMFSQYLLGAWGLISKSTLWMRMFPTVIGIAVWFVLRRYLHATLGGRRAVRGPYRTLPYLLALAFLVWWMPFELTLRPEPVVCLGVAVNLALAEFARRREWPGLYAVVVAVASLTTLTTATGIVAWGPLLLHAPYLVRYTRSWVGKERLAYLGMLLVSGTAAFPAVFWDMKLSDLVETTRIHSWYWFVTPWYQEIERYNALLHPGTLGNWAKRGAVLLTVVALVFVVIRLATRRDRNGPLDRLIVGSAAMSGIGLAALAISPTKWVHHFGGMAVPAILVLALTAFASPIPARVRRTAPGLLAGGVAAFATVVIFSGTNSWHAFSDWGQPFGDHTRVVDPAAVAKDPNALSAKQILEGQIPHVGPLKFGNMVLWLAVIGLCWWLARRAMGGGGRRWAALGTARLFTVVQTSLVVLMLAVFVIAPINQRPQWSPAKGNVKSVIGGSCGLADDLFVPLDKLSPVLRGPDRPALRAGGTIRVRELLRDQPTFVDWPIGLAYPCVPVLPVKDGMTTPAEYRLVASDQLGGSRSVTLNERVGGTQAFISRVATIERVPVNVVPTATPRAPWGHLERVVYRHPPGRYTVSRTERVEWGLVSWPRLAQFDYVGARDGWLNE